Proteins encoded within one genomic window of Brachybacterium sp. P6-10-X1:
- a CDS encoding ABC transporter ATP-binding protein: MTATVENNRDDEQHTPDAAEVKDSRRRSFALLGELISPVKGQFVVMGIMVVIAQLAVVAGPAIIGWGINTGLPALQAGDPGRAIQAAALTVAAAVVGGVLTFGYVRQSVVVGQRMLLALRRRVFRFTQRQDLEFHESYTSGRIVSRQTSDMEALRQLLDSGVNVMVGASLSMVFTIVLIVWSDWVTGVVMLLMLIPCVLLTMWFQKRSSIEYRAIRTHSARLIVHFVEAMAGIRAVKAFRKEDRNQKEFDTLAQDYRDASLRSVNVFGIYQPALRILANVTIAAVLVVGGFRALNGDLEVGTLVALVLYARRFFQPVDEIANFYNAFQSAVSALEKIANLLAVQPHVQEATEPTPLPASSGKIDFEDVSFRYTADGPLVLQPMDLHIPAGQTIALVGQTGAGKSTVAKLISRFYDATEGSVRLDDVDLRDISMEDLTRNIVMVTQEAYLFSGTVADNIALGKPGASREEIETAAEAIGADSFIEQLPYGYDTDVNKRGGRVSAGQRQLISFARAFLADPRVLILDEATSSLDIPSERMVQEGLTKLLGHRTSLIIAHRLTTVMIADRVLVVHGGEVVEDGSPTELVAAGGRFAALYQAWQESM, translated from the coding sequence ATGACCGCCACGGTCGAGAACAACCGCGATGACGAGCAGCACACGCCGGACGCCGCCGAGGTCAAGGACTCTCGCCGACGCTCCTTCGCCCTGCTCGGAGAGCTGATCTCCCCGGTCAAGGGCCAGTTCGTGGTCATGGGCATCATGGTGGTGATCGCCCAGCTGGCGGTCGTCGCCGGTCCCGCCATCATCGGCTGGGGCATCAACACCGGCCTGCCCGCGCTCCAGGCCGGGGATCCCGGCCGTGCCATACAGGCCGCGGCGCTGACGGTCGCCGCGGCGGTCGTCGGCGGCGTGCTGACCTTCGGCTACGTGCGCCAGTCGGTGGTGGTCGGCCAGCGCATGCTGCTGGCGCTGCGCCGGAGGGTCTTCCGCTTCACCCAGCGCCAGGACCTCGAGTTCCACGAGAGCTACACGTCGGGACGCATCGTCTCGCGGCAGACCTCCGACATGGAGGCGCTGCGCCAGTTGCTGGACTCGGGCGTGAACGTCATGGTCGGCGCGTCGCTGTCGATGGTGTTCACGATCGTGCTGATCGTCTGGAGCGACTGGGTGACCGGGGTCGTGATGCTCCTGATGCTGATCCCCTGCGTGCTGCTGACGATGTGGTTCCAGAAGCGCTCCAGCATCGAGTACCGCGCGATCCGCACCCACTCGGCGCGGCTCATCGTCCACTTCGTCGAGGCCATGGCCGGCATCCGCGCGGTCAAGGCGTTCCGCAAGGAGGACCGCAACCAGAAGGAGTTCGACACCCTCGCCCAGGACTACCGCGACGCCTCGCTGCGGTCCGTCAACGTGTTCGGCATCTACCAGCCCGCGCTGCGCATCCTGGCGAACGTCACCATCGCCGCCGTGCTGGTCGTCGGCGGGTTCCGTGCGCTCAACGGGGACCTGGAGGTCGGCACCCTGGTGGCGCTGGTGCTGTACGCGCGGCGCTTCTTCCAACCGGTCGACGAGATCGCGAACTTCTACAACGCCTTCCAGTCCGCGGTCTCGGCGCTCGAGAAGATCGCGAACCTGCTGGCCGTGCAGCCCCACGTCCAGGAGGCGACCGAGCCCACGCCGCTGCCCGCCTCCAGCGGCAAGATCGACTTCGAGGACGTCTCCTTCCGCTACACGGCCGACGGGCCGCTGGTGCTGCAGCCGATGGACCTGCACATCCCCGCCGGGCAGACGATCGCCCTGGTGGGCCAGACCGGTGCCGGCAAGTCCACCGTCGCCAAGCTCATCTCCCGCTTCTACGACGCGACCGAGGGCAGCGTGCGACTCGACGACGTGGACCTGCGGGACATCTCCATGGAGGATCTGACCCGCAACATCGTCATGGTCACCCAGGAGGCCTACCTGTTCTCCGGGACCGTCGCGGACAACATCGCGCTCGGCAAGCCCGGGGCGAGCCGCGAGGAGATCGAGACCGCGGCGGAGGCCATCGGAGCGGACTCCTTCATCGAGCAGCTCCCCTACGGCTACGACACCGACGTGAACAAGCGCGGCGGGCGCGTCTCGGCCGGCCAGCGCCAGCTGATCTCCTTCGCCCGCGCCTTCCTCGCCGATCCCCGCGTGCTGATCCTCGACGAGGCGACCAGCTCGCTGGACATCCCCTCGGAGCGGATGGTGCAGGAGGGGCTGACGAAGCTTCTGGGGCACCGCACCTCGCTGATCATCGCGCACCGCCTGACCACGGTGATGATCGCCGACCGTGTGCTCGTCGTCCACGGCGGCGAGGTCGTCGAGGACGGCTCCCCCACCGAGCTGGTCGCCGCCGGCGGCCGCTTCGCCGCGCTCTACCAGGCGTGGCAGGAATCGATGTGA
- a CDS encoding Hsp20/alpha crystallin family protein, with amino-acid sequence MARTLSPFHEVDRLFSDLARTPASVGMPMDLYRDGDAFTAEIDLPGVDPSSIDVDVEDRTLTIRAERPVPAADGEGARAWLARERPSGTFARQLTLGSRVALDKIDASYTDGVLRLSIPMAEEAKPRKIAVSHAERSASAGEQQETREASAAPEDAGSRVPVAAGA; translated from the coding sequence ATGGCTCGCACCCTCAGCCCCTTCCACGAGGTCGACCGACTCTTCTCGGACCTCGCCCGCACCCCGGCCTCGGTCGGCATGCCGATGGACCTCTACCGTGACGGCGACGCCTTCACGGCGGAGATCGACCTGCCGGGCGTCGACCCGTCCAGCATCGATGTCGACGTCGAGGACCGCACCCTGACCATCCGCGCCGAGCGCCCGGTCCCCGCCGCCGACGGAGAGGGAGCACGCGCCTGGCTCGCCCGGGAGCGCCCGTCGGGCACCTTCGCCCGTCAACTCACCCTGGGCAGCCGCGTCGCCCTCGACAAGATCGACGCGAGCTACACTGATGGCGTTCTGCGGCTGAGCATCCCGATGGCCGAGGAGGCCAAGCCCCGCAAGATTGCCGTCTCCCATGCCGAGCGCTCGGCATCGGCCGGGGAGCAGCAGGAGACGCGAGAGGCGTCCGCGGCACCCGAGGATGCCGGATCGCGCGTCCCGGTCGCTGCCGGGGCCTGA
- a CDS encoding ABC transporter ATP-binding protein translates to MLGTMSRLWQTVRPIRFRLYLGLFSALAASLVALMIPQVLEFIVNRLETDAVASTIWTGGAIVLALGLVEATLIWMRRTFAVAPSTTVEKQIRVNFYEKLQHMPVSFHDGWSSGQLLSRMLSDINQIRRWIAFGMIMVVTSSVTIVVGMALLWRSSGILAIIFFLAAVPVSVIAYRFNRSFSVLSRRAQDQNGDLATTIEQSVQGIRVLKAFGRGPTALEDFTDQADELRRTEVRKATAIARFDMSMFMLPELALGIALLAGLYLTANDAITTGQLASYFATATLVVGPVRQLGMLLGQAVNATTALDRHYEVMDAANAITSPSDPAPVDPARAVGAVRLEGVHFRYQDAPDHVGDVLDGVDLEIRPGETMALVGVTGSGKSTLLQLVPRLYEVSGGSLTIDGVDVRAMDLVALRTLTAFAFEDATLFSDSVRENVLLGANPALSDPEREQLLDLALRTADATFAFDLPDGVDTPIGEEGMSLSGGQRQRLALARSIAAKPAVLLLDDPLSALDTKTEETVTTRLREVLEGTTTLIVAHRTSTVALADRVALLDRGRVVAVGTHTELLKSSPRYRWVIANQAEEARRDQDIETLTGELELAAIQRAARDEPPTAGPEGTPSAAPPGDPATDADREQAVTAGTPSVGGRRPEGEDGEEQR, encoded by the coding sequence ATGCTCGGCACCATGAGTCGCCTCTGGCAGACGGTCCGCCCCATCCGATTCCGCCTCTATCTGGGCCTGTTCAGCGCCCTCGCCGCCTCCCTCGTGGCGCTGATGATCCCCCAGGTCCTCGAATTCATCGTCAACCGCCTCGAGACCGACGCCGTGGCCTCGACCATCTGGACCGGGGGCGCGATCGTGCTGGCCCTCGGCCTGGTCGAAGCGACGCTGATCTGGATGCGGCGCACCTTCGCCGTGGCCCCCTCGACCACGGTCGAGAAGCAGATCCGCGTGAACTTCTACGAGAAGCTCCAGCACATGCCCGTGTCCTTCCACGACGGATGGAGCTCCGGCCAGCTGCTCTCACGCATGCTCAGCGACATCAATCAGATCCGTCGCTGGATCGCCTTCGGGATGATCATGGTCGTGACCAGCTCGGTGACGATCGTGGTGGGGATGGCGCTGCTGTGGCGCTCCTCCGGCATCCTCGCGATCATCTTCTTCCTGGCCGCGGTGCCGGTCTCGGTGATCGCCTACCGCTTCAACCGCAGCTTCTCCGTGCTCTCGCGCCGCGCCCAGGACCAGAACGGCGACCTGGCCACCACCATCGAGCAGTCGGTGCAGGGCATCCGCGTGCTGAAGGCCTTCGGGCGCGGCCCCACCGCGCTCGAGGACTTCACGGATCAGGCCGACGAGCTGCGCCGCACGGAGGTGCGCAAGGCCACCGCGATCGCGCGCTTCGACATGTCGATGTTCATGCTCCCCGAGCTCGCGCTCGGCATCGCGCTGCTGGCGGGGCTGTACCTGACCGCGAACGACGCGATCACCACCGGCCAGCTGGCCTCGTACTTCGCCACCGCCACCTTGGTGGTGGGCCCGGTGCGGCAGCTCGGCATGCTGCTGGGCCAGGCCGTCAACGCGACCACGGCGCTGGACCGCCATTACGAGGTGATGGACGCGGCCAATGCGATCACCTCACCGTCGGACCCGGCCCCCGTCGATCCCGCCCGCGCCGTGGGCGCCGTCCGCCTGGAGGGCGTCCACTTCCGGTACCAGGACGCCCCGGACCACGTCGGCGACGTGCTGGACGGCGTGGACCTCGAGATCCGCCCCGGCGAGACCATGGCCCTGGTGGGCGTGACCGGCAGCGGCAAGTCGACCCTGCTGCAGCTGGTGCCCCGCCTGTACGAGGTCTCCGGCGGCTCGCTCACCATCGACGGCGTCGATGTGCGCGCCATGGACCTGGTCGCCCTGCGCACCCTGACCGCCTTCGCCTTCGAGGACGCCACCTTGTTCTCCGACTCGGTGCGCGAGAACGTGCTGCTGGGCGCGAACCCCGCGCTCTCCGACCCGGAGCGCGAACAGCTGCTGGACCTCGCTCTGCGCACGGCCGACGCCACCTTCGCCTTCGACCTCCCCGACGGCGTGGACACCCCGATCGGGGAGGAGGGGATGAGCCTGTCCGGCGGCCAGCGCCAGCGCCTCGCCCTGGCGCGCTCGATCGCGGCCAAGCCCGCGGTGCTGCTGCTGGACGATCCGCTGTCCGCGCTGGACACCAAGACGGAGGAGACGGTCACCACGCGCCTGCGCGAGGTGCTCGAGGGCACGACGACGCTGATCGTCGCCCACCGCACCTCGACCGTGGCCCTCGCCGACCGGGTCGCGCTGCTGGACCGCGGCCGCGTGGTCGCCGTCGGCACCCACACGGAGCTGCTGAAGTCCTCGCCCCGCTACCGCTGGGTGATCGCCAATCAGGCCGAGGAGGCCCGACGCGACCAGGACATCGAGACCCTCACCGGGGAGCTGGAGCTGGCCGCGATCCAGCGGGCCGCCCGGGACGAGCCGCCGACCGCGGGCCCGGAGGGCACCCCCTCGGCCGCCCCACCGGGCGACCCCGCGACCGACGCGGACCGCGAACAGGCCGTGACCGCCGGGACTCCCTCCGTCGGGGGCCGACGGCCCGAGGGCGAGGACGGGGAGGAGCAGCGATGA
- a CDS encoding DNA glycosylase AlkZ-like family protein yields the protein MTQRHLAGARILAQGLVGPSRFAGPTEAARAFGAHQGQDLAGVMASLALRTGGDLEGVLAAFDRGGIVRGYPMRGTVFAVAADTLAWLTELCAAAPLRAAISRRGQLDLAEHHVGRAREVLEEIATEHSRPGSGRGVLRKDLLAAWDAAGIDTGQGRGYHLLSELISVGVAAYGPWREGETAIVLARSWLPTGSDLDGTFGGDETAAAGELARRYFLSHGPAGERDLAWWSKLPLRTIRAALPRITDQLETGYADRDGRLHTTAAAARGGDGEQLWWRPGLVQEYAAAEKETMRELLLPGFDELVLGYRDRLYLMDEARHRALVPGNNGIFKRSAIRRGEMVGTWTRTGTAGRRRLVLSAERPISDPQRRRFEKLFAAFPYAAP from the coding sequence ATGACGCAGCGACATCTGGCCGGTGCCCGGATCCTCGCCCAGGGCTTGGTGGGGCCGTCGCGCTTCGCGGGCCCGACGGAGGCCGCCCGGGCCTTCGGGGCGCACCAGGGCCAGGACCTGGCCGGGGTGATGGCCTCCCTCGCGCTGCGCACCGGCGGAGACCTCGAGGGGGTGCTCGCGGCCTTCGACCGCGGGGGGATCGTGCGCGGCTACCCCATGCGCGGCACGGTGTTCGCCGTCGCCGCCGACACGCTCGCCTGGCTCACCGAGCTGTGCGCCGCCGCCCCGCTGCGAGCGGCGATCTCCCGGCGCGGACAGCTCGACCTGGCCGAGCACCATGTGGGCCGAGCCCGCGAGGTGCTCGAGGAGATCGCGACAGAGCATTCGAGACCGGGCAGCGGCCGCGGGGTGCTGCGCAAGGACCTGCTCGCGGCGTGGGACGCGGCCGGGATCGACACCGGGCAGGGCCGCGGCTACCACCTGCTCAGCGAGCTGATCTCCGTCGGCGTCGCCGCCTACGGACCGTGGCGGGAGGGGGAGACCGCGATCGTGCTGGCGCGGAGCTGGCTGCCGACGGGCAGCGACCTCGACGGGACCTTCGGCGGGGACGAGACCGCGGCGGCCGGCGAGCTCGCCCGACGGTACTTCCTCAGCCACGGGCCGGCGGGGGAGCGGGACCTCGCCTGGTGGTCGAAGCTGCCGCTGCGCACGATCCGCGCCGCGCTGCCGCGGATCACCGACCAGCTCGAGACCGGCTACGCCGACCGCGACGGCAGGCTCCACACCACCGCCGCCGCGGCCCGCGGCGGCGATGGCGAGCAGCTGTGGTGGCGACCGGGGCTCGTCCAGGAGTACGCCGCCGCGGAGAAGGAGACCATGCGGGAACTGCTGCTGCCGGGGTTCGACGAGCTCGTGCTCGGCTATCGCGACCGGCTCTACCTGATGGACGAGGCCCGGCACCGCGCGCTCGTGCCCGGCAACAACGGGATCTTCAAGCGCTCCGCGATCCGTCGCGGCGAGATGGTCGGCACCTGGACACGTACCGGCACGGCGGGGCGGCGCCGGCTCGTCCTGTCCGCCGAGCGGCCGATCAGCGACCCGCAGCGCCGACGGTTCGAGAAGCTCTTCGCCGCTTTCCCGTACGCCGCGCCCTGA
- a CDS encoding GNAT family N-acetyltransferase, translating to MTAFAPFSTVHPPFGLVITAGDLTLRPLADADLPEYAALIRRPIFADPDSPHVFGWYRHDPDTRVREALRFQWRLRAELTAEQWTMPLGIWADGRLIGCQDIAAHRFAERRTVTSGSWLTRDAHGKGWGTLMRQAMLTVAFDHLGAQRAESAAVMGNDASFAVSRRCGYADNGTQMSTEPGPAVLQQRFLLTPEQFRRPEVPVEVEGVTAELLALLGASS from the coding sequence ATGACCGCCTTCGCCCCGTTCTCCACCGTGCACCCGCCCTTCGGCCTCGTCATCACGGCCGGGGACCTCACCCTGCGTCCGCTCGCCGACGCGGACCTGCCGGAGTACGCCGCGCTGATCCGTCGGCCGATCTTCGCCGACCCCGACTCCCCGCACGTGTTCGGCTGGTACCGCCATGACCCCGACACCCGGGTGCGGGAGGCGCTGCGCTTCCAGTGGCGGCTGCGCGCCGAGCTGACCGCCGAGCAGTGGACGATGCCGCTGGGGATCTGGGCCGACGGGCGCCTCATCGGGTGCCAGGACATCGCCGCGCACCGCTTCGCCGAACGCCGCACCGTCACCTCGGGCTCCTGGCTCACGCGCGACGCGCACGGGAAGGGCTGGGGCACGCTCATGCGCCAGGCGATGCTGACCGTCGCCTTCGACCACCTGGGAGCACAGCGTGCCGAGTCGGCCGCCGTGATGGGCAACGACGCCTCCTTCGCCGTCTCGCGCCGCTGCGGCTACGCGGACAACGGCACCCAGATGTCCACCGAGCCCGGCCCGGCCGTGCTCCAACAGCGCTTCCTGCTGACCCCCGAGCAGTTCCGGCGGCCGGAGGTGCCGGTGGAGGTCGAGGGCGTCACCGCGGAGCTGCTGGCGCTGCTCGGCGCCTCGTCGTGA
- a CDS encoding pyroglutamyl-peptidase I, which translates to MAIDVLLTGFEPFAGAATNESWEAVRGAAPQLREHGLVVAAVELPVEFGRAGDLLAGAVREHHPRLVVAVGLAAGRRGITPERVAINVRDARIPDNAGASPVDEPVVPGGPVGHFTVLPIKAMVAALSEEGVPGSVSQTAGTYVCNDVFYRLQHLLAADTSLTGIRGGFVHVPAAEVIDAVTASRALALLVRVALDTPTDLERAGGTEH; encoded by the coding sequence ATGGCGATCGACGTGCTGCTGACCGGGTTCGAGCCCTTCGCGGGGGCCGCCACGAACGAGTCCTGGGAGGCCGTGCGCGGCGCGGCGCCGCAGCTGCGCGAGCACGGGCTCGTGGTGGCCGCGGTCGAGCTGCCGGTCGAGTTCGGCCGCGCCGGGGACCTGCTCGCGGGCGCCGTGCGGGAGCATCATCCGCGGCTCGTCGTCGCCGTGGGACTCGCCGCCGGACGCCGCGGCATCACCCCCGAGCGGGTGGCGATCAACGTGCGCGATGCCCGGATCCCCGACAATGCCGGCGCCTCTCCCGTCGACGAACCCGTGGTGCCCGGCGGCCCGGTCGGACACTTCACCGTCCTGCCGATCAAGGCGATGGTCGCGGCCCTGTCGGAAGAGGGCGTCCCCGGCTCCGTCTCGCAGACGGCGGGCACCTACGTGTGCAACGACGTCTTCTACCGTCTCCAGCACCTGCTCGCGGCCGACACGAGCCTGACCGGCATCCGCGGAGGCTTCGTCCACGTGCCCGCGGCCGAGGTGATCGATGCCGTCACCGCCTCACGGGCCCTGGCCCTCTTGGTGAGGGTCGCCCTGGACACGCCGACCGATCTCGAGCGGGCCGGTGGCACCGAGCACTGA
- a CDS encoding rhomboid family intramembrane serine protease: protein MERPSYGYSAEDHPEQQAPPVCPRHPDRVSYVRCKRCDRPACPDCQRPTSVGVLCVDCEREISKQQAASRPRNAMGGGMGRGKPVVTYTVMGLCVLAYLGQMAVPAIVYGLGLFVPGYAMAMPWTFLTAGFLHGGIMHLLLNMYALYVVGQYLEPTMGHARFAGVYVTSLLGGHTAVYLIADPMSQAWYSGTLGASGGVFGLFAAMFIVNRRLGGQTAQIVVLIALNLVITFTFPNISWQGHLGGLVVGGLLTAALFALRPKAAPGADRQALAKRSALLHAGAIAAMVLLCLVLIVVKTLTLPA from the coding sequence ATGGAACGCCCCAGCTACGGCTACAGCGCCGAGGACCACCCGGAGCAGCAGGCACCCCCCGTCTGCCCCCGGCACCCCGACCGGGTGAGCTATGTGCGCTGCAAGCGCTGCGACCGCCCGGCGTGCCCGGACTGCCAGCGGCCCACGTCCGTGGGCGTGCTGTGCGTGGACTGCGAACGGGAGATCAGCAAGCAGCAGGCCGCCTCGCGCCCGCGCAACGCGATGGGCGGCGGGATGGGCCGTGGCAAGCCCGTGGTCACCTACACGGTGATGGGCCTGTGCGTGCTCGCCTACCTCGGCCAGATGGCAGTGCCCGCGATCGTCTACGGGCTGGGCCTGTTCGTGCCCGGGTACGCGATGGCCATGCCCTGGACGTTCCTGACCGCCGGTTTCCTGCACGGCGGGATCATGCACCTGCTGCTGAACATGTACGCGCTGTACGTCGTGGGCCAGTACCTCGAACCGACGATGGGCCATGCGCGGTTCGCCGGCGTCTACGTCACGTCCCTGCTGGGCGGGCACACCGCCGTCTACCTGATCGCCGATCCCATGAGCCAGGCCTGGTACTCCGGCACCCTCGGCGCCAGCGGTGGCGTGTTCGGCCTGTTCGCGGCGATGTTCATCGTGAACAGACGCCTGGGCGGGCAGACGGCGCAGATCGTCGTGCTGATCGCCCTGAACCTCGTCATCACCTTCACGTTCCCCAACATCTCCTGGCAGGGGCACCTGGGCGGACTCGTGGTCGGCGGCCTCCTGACGGCGGCCCTGTTCGCCCTGCGCCCCAAGGCCGCCCCCGGCGCCGACCGGCAGGCCCTGGCCAAGCGTTCGGCGCTGCTGCACGCCGGGGCCATCGCCGCCATGGTGCTGCTGTGCCTGGTGCTGATCGTCGTCAAGACCCTGACCCTCCCGGCCTGA
- a CDS encoding MMPL family transporter has product MPAPTRTTGRHRAVDPAPTDPSADGRLKDAAPEPTGAEDPPGPFDRAGIRIAAALTGRRSAWVMLAVFVALLVAMAGGLRGAGPAAGMDALPGASESSRAAAIADSMEDNRYQPVFAVVTRDDGAELTADDTSAIETLRADLAEVSGRDAVGPMPAEDGEADLVMTTVDSEADDDAVDAMIADLRTAADESAPAQLTVSVTGGPAVGSDIRGAFSGANFTLLAVTIAVVAVLLLLTYRSPILWLVPLSVVALADGAAGALTSMLGEQFSLAFDAGVISVLVFGAGTNYALLLISRYREELHGTTDHRAALATAWRRTAPAIIASNVTVVLALMTLLFAVMPATRGLGIAAAAGLLVALTAVLFPLTALLAVVGRKVFWPFVPRAENTENAADRRNDAEHGPFAAVARTVTRRPAVAVIVSVMLLGVLATGLIGTRVGLSQDEQFASSNESSIGFAAMAEHYGAGESAPHRIVVREEASDAAVETAETVPGIDRASVTGTTPHGWAVLSAVGTAEPESPAAIDEVEGLRDALHALPGADALVGGTTASALDVRADSARDLLVVAPMILAVVLLVLIALLRAVVAPLVLLTVNVASSVAAIGLGLWAGRLLFDIPALDVTVPLLAFLFLVALGVDYTIFLVHRARHEAATHGTTQGMVRAVGSTGVVITSAGVVLAAVFAALGVLPLVVLGQLGLIVGLGVLLDTLVVRTVLVPALFALIGDRMWWPSRPAAAHRA; this is encoded by the coding sequence GTGCCCGCACCCACCCGCACCACCGGCCGTCACCGGGCCGTCGACCCCGCCCCCACCGACCCGTCGGCCGACGGTCGCCTCAAGGACGCCGCCCCGGAGCCCACCGGGGCCGAGGATCCGCCCGGCCCCTTCGACCGTGCCGGCATCCGGATCGCCGCCGCCCTGACGGGCCGCCGCTCGGCCTGGGTGATGCTCGCCGTCTTCGTCGCGCTGCTGGTCGCCATGGCGGGAGGTCTGCGCGGCGCCGGCCCCGCCGCCGGCATGGACGCCCTGCCCGGCGCGTCGGAGTCCTCGCGCGCCGCCGCGATCGCGGACAGCATGGAGGACAACCGGTATCAGCCGGTGTTCGCCGTGGTCACCCGCGACGACGGCGCCGAGCTGACGGCCGACGACACCAGCGCGATCGAGACGCTGCGCGCAGACCTCGCCGAGGTCTCAGGCCGCGACGCCGTCGGCCCCATGCCTGCCGAGGACGGCGAGGCCGACCTGGTGATGACCACGGTCGATTCCGAGGCCGACGACGACGCGGTCGACGCGATGATCGCCGATCTGCGCACCGCGGCCGACGAATCCGCCCCGGCGCAGCTGACCGTGTCGGTCACGGGCGGTCCCGCCGTCGGCTCCGACATCCGCGGTGCCTTCTCCGGCGCGAACTTCACGCTGCTGGCGGTGACCATCGCCGTGGTGGCCGTGCTGCTCCTGCTGACCTACCGCTCCCCCATCCTGTGGCTGGTGCCGCTGTCCGTCGTCGCCCTCGCCGACGGCGCCGCGGGCGCCCTCACCTCGATGCTCGGCGAGCAGTTCTCCCTGGCGTTCGACGCGGGCGTGATCAGCGTCCTGGTGTTCGGCGCGGGCACCAACTACGCGCTGCTGCTGATCTCCCGCTACCGCGAGGAGCTGCACGGGACCACCGACCACCGCGCCGCCCTGGCCACCGCGTGGAGGCGCACCGCCCCTGCGATCATCGCCTCCAACGTGACCGTGGTGCTGGCGCTGATGACCCTCCTGTTCGCGGTCATGCCCGCCACCCGCGGGCTCGGGATCGCCGCTGCGGCCGGCCTGCTGGTGGCGCTGACGGCGGTGCTGTTCCCGCTCACCGCCCTGCTCGCCGTCGTGGGCCGGAAGGTCTTCTGGCCCTTCGTGCCCCGGGCGGAGAACACCGAGAACGCCGCCGACCGTCGGAACGACGCAGAGCACGGGCCGTTCGCGGCCGTCGCCCGCACCGTCACCCGTCGTCCGGCCGTCGCCGTCATCGTCTCGGTGATGCTGCTGGGCGTGCTGGCCACGGGCCTGATCGGCACCCGCGTGGGGCTGTCGCAGGATGAGCAGTTCGCCTCCTCGAACGAATCCTCCATCGGATTCGCCGCGATGGCCGAGCACTACGGCGCGGGGGAGAGCGCCCCGCACCGGATCGTGGTGCGCGAGGAGGCGTCCGACGCCGCCGTGGAGACCGCGGAGACGGTGCCGGGCATCGACCGGGCCTCGGTCACCGGCACCACCCCGCACGGCTGGGCCGTGCTCTCCGCGGTGGGCACGGCCGAGCCGGAGTCCCCGGCCGCGATCGACGAGGTCGAGGGCCTGCGCGATGCCCTGCATGCGCTGCCCGGGGCGGACGCCCTGGTGGGCGGGACCACGGCGAGCGCCTTGGACGTCCGCGCGGACTCCGCCCGGGACCTGCTGGTGGTGGCGCCGATGATCCTCGCGGTGGTGCTGCTGGTGCTGATCGCTCTGCTGCGGGCCGTGGTCGCACCCCTGGTGCTGCTGACGGTGAACGTCGCGAGCTCCGTGGCCGCGATCGGTCTGGGGCTGTGGGCCGGCCGGCTCCTGTTCGACATCCCCGCGCTGGATGTGACGGTGCCGCTGCTGGCCTTCCTGTTCCTGGTGGCCCTCGGTGTGGACTACACGATCTTCCTGGTCCACCGCGCCCGCCACGAGGCCGCGACCCACGGGACGACGCAGGGCATGGTGCGGGCCGTCGGCTCCACCGGCGTGGTCATCACCAGCGCCGGCGTGGTGCTGGCCGCCGTGTTCGCCGCTCTCGGGGTGCTGCCCCTGGTGGTGCTCGGCCAGCTGGGTCTGATCGTGGGCCTCGGCGTGCTGCTGGACACCCTGGTGGTGCGCACCGTGCTGGTGCCGGCGCTGTTCGCCCTGATCGGGGACCGCATGTGGTGGCCCTCGCGTCCGGCCGCCGCACACCGCGCCTGA